The Papilio machaon chromosome 3, ilPapMach1.1, whole genome shotgun sequence genome window below encodes:
- the LOC106719715 gene encoding protein obstructor-E isoform X2 has protein sequence MYSRCFIVLAAALGVALGQESFKCPDDFGFYPHHVSCDKYWKCDNGVAELKTCGNGLAFDASDSKYLTENCDYLHNVDCGDRSQLEPPISTPHCERLYGIFADEKKCDVFWNCWNGEASRYQCSPGLAYDREARVCMWADQVPECRSEEVANGFSCANPGEVANIGSFSRHAHPEDCRKYYICLEGTAREYGCPIGTVFKIGDSDGTGNCEDPEDVPGCEDYYGDVDLKALKKLGF, from the exons CTCTTGGTCAAGAATCCTTCAAATGTCCTGATGACTTTGGATTCTACCCACACCACGTGTCCTGCGACAAATACTGGAAGTGTGATAATGGTGTCGCTGAACTGAAGACCTGTGGTAATGGACTCGCTTTCGACGCCTCCGACTCCAAATACCTGACAGAAAACTGCGACTACCTCCACAATGTTGACTGCGGTGACAGGTCACAACTTG AACCCCCGATCTCCACACCCCACTGTGAAAGACTGTACGGTATCTTCGCCGATGAAAAGAAATGCGACGTCTTCTGGAACTGCTGGAACGGCGAGGCTTCCCGCTATCAGTGCAGTCCCGGACTTGCCTACGACAGAGAGGCGCGTGTGTGCATGTGGGCCGACCAGGTGCCCGAGTGCAGATCTGAGG AAGTAGCCAACGGCTTTTCTTGCGCGAACCCCGGTGAGGTAGCCAACATTGGCTCCTTCAGTCGTCACGCCCACCCTGAGGACTGCCGCAAGTACTACATCTGTCTGGAGGGAACCGCCCGGGAGTACGGTTGCCCCATCGGCACCGTCTTCAAGATCGGCGACTCTGACGGTACCGGCAACTGCGAAGACCCCGAAGATGTTCCCGGATG cgaggattattacgGCGACGTCGACCTCAAGGCGCTAAAGAAGTTGGGATTCTGA
- the LOC106719715 gene encoding protein obstructor-E isoform X1 has product MYSRCFIVLAAALGVALGQESFKCPDDFGFYPHHVSCDKYWKCDNGVAELKTCGNGLAFDASDSKYLTENCDYLHNVDCGDRSQLEPPISTPHCERLYGIFADEKKCDVFWNCWNGEASRYQCSPGLAYDREARVCMWADQVPECRSEEVANGFSCANPGEVANIGSFSRHAHPEDCRKYYICLEGTAREYGCPIGTVFKIGDSDGTGNCEDPEDVPGCEDYYGDLDLKTIRKSELLAGLQSDGQARQAPKQLKPRPQKEN; this is encoded by the exons CTCTTGGTCAAGAATCCTTCAAATGTCCTGATGACTTTGGATTCTACCCACACCACGTGTCCTGCGACAAATACTGGAAGTGTGATAATGGTGTCGCTGAACTGAAGACCTGTGGTAATGGACTCGCTTTCGACGCCTCCGACTCCAAATACCTGACAGAAAACTGCGACTACCTCCACAATGTTGACTGCGGTGACAGGTCACAACTTG AACCCCCGATCTCCACACCCCACTGTGAAAGACTGTACGGTATCTTCGCCGATGAAAAGAAATGCGACGTCTTCTGGAACTGCTGGAACGGCGAGGCTTCCCGCTATCAGTGCAGTCCCGGACTTGCCTACGACAGAGAGGCGCGTGTGTGCATGTGGGCCGACCAGGTGCCCGAGTGCAGATCTGAGG AAGTAGCCAACGGCTTTTCTTGCGCGAACCCCGGTGAGGTAGCCAACATTGGCTCCTTCAGTCGTCACGCCCACCCTGAGGACTGCCGCAAGTACTACATCTGTCTGGAGGGAACCGCCCGGGAGTACGGTTGCCCCATCGGCACCGTCTTCAAGATCGGCGACTCTGACGGTACCGGCAACTGCGAAGACCCCGAAGATGTTCCCGGATG CGAGGACTACTACGGCGATTTGGATCTGAAGACGATCCGCAAGAGCGAACTCCTTGCCGGACTCCAGAGCGACGGGCAGGCCCGCCAGGCACCAAAGCAGCTTAAACCCCGCCCCCAGAAGGAGAACTAA
- the LOC106719708 gene encoding protein obstructor-E, whose product MRTCVQFAYLLASITYASAGILLQNAPQCPEQHGVQTYAHPELCDQFFLCTNGTLTVETCENGLLFDGKGAVHNHCNYHWAVECGERKADLTPYSTPGCEYQFGIYPDSQECSTSYVKCAFGIPEQEPCTPGLVYDERIHGCNWPDLLQPFCNPEAVIGFKCPTKVPSHSQAAKFWPFPRFPVPGDCHRLITCVEGQPRLIACGEGKVFDDQSLTCEDPELVPHCGHA is encoded by the exons cAAGTGCGGGAATTCTTCTGCAGAATGCACCACAATGTCCTGAACAACATGGAGTTCag acGTACGCGCACCCTGAGCTATGCGATCAATTCTTCCTGTGTACAAATGGCACGCTGACAGTAGAGACCTGCGAGAACGGACTGTTGTTTGACGGCAAAGGTGCCGTACACAACCACTGCAACTACCACTGGGCTGTGGAGTGTGGAGAGAGAAAAGCTGATT TAACGCCTTATTCAACACCTGGTTGCGAGTACCAATTCGGTATCTACCCAGACAGTCAAGAGTGCTCCACTAGCTACGTAAAGTGCGCCTTCGGCATCCCCGAGCAGGAGCCCTGCACGCCCGGACTCGTCTACGATGAAAGGATCCACGGCTGCAACTGGCCTGATCTTCTACAGCCATTCTGTAACCCTGAAG ctgTCATTGGATTCAAATGCCCGACTAAGGTGCCATCGCACTCGCAAGCCGCGAAGTTCTGGCCGTTCCCCAGGTTCCCAGTTCCCGGTGACTGCCACAGACTGATCACCTGTGTGGAAGGCCAACCTCGCTTGATCGCTTGCGGTGAGGGTAAGGTGTTCGACGATCAGAGCCTCACCTGCGAAGACCCAGAGCTCGTACCGCACTGTGGACACGCGTAA
- the LOC106719642 gene encoding protein obstructor-E → MAFRSKVTFVFLTCLIALVSSAVPKKSGRKPVNPPPRDVADPEKDAEITNSCPEDGFFADAEQCDKYYECRNGEIIEKLCPDGMVFNDYNPLEEKCDLPFNLDCSQRPKLQEPIPSLHCVRQNGYFSHEDPKECGKFYYCVDGKFNMITCPDGLVYNDKTGICTWPDEAKKKGCGAAEVFQFDCPAVNETFGLTHPRYADPDDCQFFYVCINGNTPRRSGCKLGQAFDDVTKKCEWARKVPECADWYKGQLTDAELDALENPPTPKPKPAGSQPSRRKPQRPKAKEVQIEE, encoded by the exons ATGGCGTTTCGGTCCAAGGTCACATTCGTGTTTTTGACATGTTTAATAG CATTAGTATCGTCAGCAGTACCAAAGAAATCAGGCAGAAAACCGGTAAATCCCCCGCCGCGGGACGTCGCCGATCCCGAGAAAGATGCTGAAATCACAAATTCTTGTCCAGAAGACGGATTCTTCGCTGATGCTGAACAATGTGATAAATACTACGAATGCAG AAACGGTGaaataatcgaaaagttaTGTCCCGACGGCATGGTGTTCAATGACTACAACCCGCTGGAGGAGAAGTGCGACCTGCCCTTCAACCTGGACTGCTCGCAGCGACCCAAGCTAC AGGAGCCCATACCATCACTGCATTGCGTGCGTCAAAACGGTTACTTCTCACACGAGGACCCGAAGGAATGCGGCAAGTTCTACTACTGTGTGGACGGGAAGTTCAACATGATCACATGCCCCGATGGCCTCGTGTACAACGACAAGACCGGCATCTGCACCTGGCCTGATGAGGCTAAAAAGAAGGGATGCGGAGCTGCAG AGGTGTTCCAATTCGACTGTCCTGCGGTTAATGAGACATTCGGTCTGACACACCCGCGCTACGCCGACCCCGATGACTGCCAGTTCTTCTACGTGTGCATCAACGGCAACACGCCTCGTCGCTCTGGTTGTAAGCTGGGACAGGCTTTCGATGACGTCACTAAGAAATGCGAGTGGGCAAGGAAAGTTCCCGAATG CGCTGACTGGTATAAAGGACAACTGACTGACGCTGAGCTAGACGCTCTTGAGAACCCGCCGACTCCCAAGCCCAAGCCTGCAGGCTCCCAGCCCTCGAGGCGCAAGCCACAGCGCCCCAAAGCGAAAGAGGTGCAGATCGAAGAATAA
- the LOC106719673 gene encoding uncharacterized protein LOC106719673, which translates to MLKLTSLIILGLVACGVADDGNTLSEKISGESRQRRLLFYDEQGNLVKTYSNPYLTDFGANNNVFWNLMNPFFSFLRPSSFSGSTIAYMIPVSDAVVQQINTDPVYQNKLMMLSTRDPLVEANPLCSGKREPIPSQKLCSNFINCWDGWAFEQECPDGLLFSNNGYCDYAYNVDCSNRKLKDTIVPRCRQDFETFRNETNCNEFFVCVNSLPVRFKCPSDLYFNQHLGVCDYKHIVSCNISLMESSDQTSSNTPQSTTATATYTTKATTPMELSTAPTTSTTVAVHQFINTYYDSKTWTATHVAMSRQDAIRQLKLKAIADVKTAE; encoded by the exons ATGTTGAAGCTGACTTCTTTGATCATTTTGGGGTTAGTAGCATGTGGTGTAGCTGATGATGGAAATACATTATCTGAGAAGATTTCTGGGGAAAGTCGACAAAGGAGACTTTTAt tttatgATGAACAAGGAAATCTGGTAAAAACATATTCGAATCCCTACCTTACTGATTTTGGTGCaaataacaatgtgttttggAACCTCATGAATCCATTCTTTAGCTTTCTTAGG CCATCAAGCTTCAGTGGTTCTACTATAGCCTATATGATACCAGTATCCGATGCAGTGGTGCAGCAAATCAACACCGACCCAGTATACCAGAACAAGCTAATGATGCTATCAACACGTGACCCACTTGTGGAAGCAAACCCACTCTGCTCTGGGAAGCGGGAACCTATTCCCTCACAGAAGCTCTGTAGTAACTTCATTAACTGCTGGGACGGCTGGGCGTTCGAGCAGGAGTGTCCTGACGGATTACTATTCTCTAATAATGGCTACTGTGACTATGCTTACAATGTGGACTGCAGTAATAGAAAACTTAAAG ATACCATAGTACCGCGATGTCGCCAAGATTTCGAAACATTTCGAAACGAAACAAACTGCAACGAGTTCTTCGTGTGTGTGAACAGTCTGCCGGTCAGATTCAAATGCCCCTCTGACCTTTACTTTAACCAG caTCTAGGAGTTTGTGATTATAAGCATATCGTCAGTTGTAATATTTCATTGATGGAATCTTCTGACCAAACTTCTTCGAATACTCCACAATCGACGACTGCAACCGCCACCTATACCACAAAAGCTACAACTCCTATGGAACTAAGTACAGCGCCTACAACTTCGACTACTGTGGCAGTTCATCAGTTTATCAATACTTACTATGATAGTAAAA CTTGGACGGCAACACATGTGGCTATGTCACGTCAAGATGCTATTCGCCAATTGAAGCTGAAAGCTATCGCAGATGTTAAAACCGCGGAATAG